A region of Pasteurellaceae bacterium Orientalotternb1 DNA encodes the following proteins:
- a CDS encoding UDP-3-O-(3-hydroxymyristoyl)glucosamine N-acyltransferase has product MKTFRLSELAEQIGGTIKGDADLVVSTIAPLEKAEASQITFISNAKYRSQLTACQAGAIIVNESDVEFCRNDQNLIVVRNPYLAYAILAQYMDITPKPASGIASTAVVSPDAKLGNNVSIGANAVIESGVELGDDVVIGAGCFVGKNTQIGSRTKLWANVSIYHNVRIGSDCLIQSSAVIGSDGFGYANDKGQWIKIPQTGGVVIGNRVEIGACTCIDRGALDPTVIEDNVIIDNLCQIAHNVHIGFGTAVAGGVIMAGSLKVGRFCQIGGASVINGHMEICDGAIITGMGMVMRPITEKGIYSSGIPLQTNKEWRKTAALTMNIDKINERLKAVEKHIKES; this is encoded by the coding sequence ATGAAAACTTTCCGTTTAAGTGAATTGGCGGAACAAATCGGCGGAACGATAAAAGGTGACGCCGATTTAGTCGTTTCCACCATCGCTCCTTTAGAAAAAGCAGAAGCTTCTCAAATTACGTTTATTTCAAATGCAAAATATCGCTCGCAACTGACCGCTTGTCAGGCTGGAGCGATTATTGTGAACGAAAGTGATGTTGAGTTTTGTCGCAACGATCAAAATTTGATCGTAGTGAGAAATCCTTACCTCGCTTATGCGATTTTGGCTCAATATATGGACATCACACCAAAACCAGCCAGCGGAATCGCTTCGACGGCAGTCGTTTCACCTGATGCAAAACTGGGTAACAACGTCTCTATTGGTGCCAACGCTGTGATTGAAAGCGGGGTGGAACTTGGTGATGATGTTGTCATCGGTGCGGGTTGTTTTGTGGGTAAAAATACGCAAATTGGTTCACGAACCAAATTGTGGGCAAATGTATCCATTTATCACAATGTACGTATTGGCTCGGATTGCTTGATTCAATCCTCCGCCGTGATAGGCAGCGATGGTTTTGGTTACGCCAATGATAAAGGACAATGGATTAAGATCCCACAAACAGGCGGTGTGGTTATCGGTAACCGAGTTGAGATTGGGGCTTGTACTTGTATCGACCGTGGGGCATTAGATCCAACGGTAATTGAAGATAATGTGATTATTGATAACCTATGCCAAATCGCTCACAACGTTCATATCGGCTTTGGCACTGCCGTGGCTGGTGGCGTAATTATGGCGGGTAGCTTAAAAGTCGGGCGATTCTGTCAAATTGGTGGGGCAAGTGTTATCAATGGACATATGGAAATTTGTGATGGTGCCATTATTACAGGTATGGGAATGGTAATGCGACCGATTACCGAAAAAGGTATCTATTCATCAGGCATTCCATTGCAAACGAACAAAGAATGGCGTAAAACCGCAGCATTAACAATGAATATTGATAAAATCAATGAGCGATTAAAAGCCGTTGAGAAACATATAAAAGAATCATAG
- a CDS encoding 3-hydroxyacyl-[acyl-carrier-protein] dehydratase FabZ, producing MRLLPHRYPFLMVDRVVDFEEGKWLTAIKNVSVNEPCFTGHFPEKPIFPGVLIMEALAQSMGILAFKTRELEPGSLFYFAGIDNARFKKPVVPGDQMTLHVEVIKEVRGITRFTGTATVDGKVVCEAELMCARK from the coding sequence ATGCGATTATTACCGCACCGCTATCCATTTTTAATGGTGGATCGTGTGGTAGATTTTGAAGAAGGGAAATGGCTTACTGCGATTAAAAATGTAAGCGTAAATGAACCGTGTTTTACTGGACATTTTCCAGAAAAACCAATTTTTCCAGGCGTATTGATTATGGAAGCATTAGCCCAATCTATGGGAATTTTGGCATTTAAAACCAGAGAATTAGAACCAGGTTCGTTATTTTATTTCGCAGGTATTGATAATGCACGCTTCAAAAAACCTGTCGTGCCAGGTGATCAAATGACACTGCACGTCGAAGTGATCAAAGAAGTTCGTGGCATTACCCGTTTTACTGGCACCGCAACCGTTGATGGAAAAGTGGTCTGTGAAGCGGAATTAATGTGTGCTCGTAAATAA
- a CDS encoding acyl-[acyl-carrier-protein]--UDP-N-acetylglucosamine O-acyltransferase: MQFIDSSAKISPLAVIENGARIGANVEIGPFCVIGKDVKIGAGTKIHSHVVIQGDTEIGEDNHIFQFASIGEINQDLKYNGEPTKTIIGNRNRIRESVTIHRGTVQGGGVTKVGDDNLFMINCHIAHDCSIGNRCIIANNGTLAGHVTLDDFVIVGGMSAIHQFVVIGSHVMLGGGSMVSQDVPPYVMAQGNHAQPFGVNLEGLKRRGFEKATMHAIRNVYKLIYRSGKTLEEAMPEIEQYAKTEAAVSLFLDFFKRSTRGIIR; the protein is encoded by the coding sequence ATGCAATTTATTGATTCTTCAGCAAAAATCAGCCCACTTGCAGTAATTGAAAACGGTGCAAGAATTGGTGCGAATGTTGAGATTGGTCCATTTTGTGTGATCGGAAAAGACGTGAAAATTGGTGCAGGAACTAAAATTCATTCGCATGTTGTCATTCAAGGCGATACTGAAATTGGTGAAGATAACCATATTTTCCAATTTGCTAGCATCGGTGAGATCAACCAAGATCTAAAATATAATGGCGAGCCAACCAAAACCATTATCGGTAATCGCAACCGCATTCGTGAAAGCGTGACCATTCACCGTGGCACAGTACAAGGCGGTGGTGTAACTAAAGTCGGCGATGATAACTTGTTTATGATCAACTGCCATATTGCTCACGACTGTTCAATCGGCAACCGTTGCATTATTGCGAACAATGGCACTCTGGCTGGGCACGTTACCTTGGACGACTTTGTGATTGTTGGAGGTATGTCAGCCATTCACCAGTTTGTCGTTATTGGCTCGCACGTAATGCTCGGTGGTGGTTCAATGGTCAGCCAAGACGTACCACCTTATGTGATGGCACAAGGCAACCACGCCCAACCATTTGGTGTAAACCTTGAAGGCTTAAAACGCCGTGGTTTTGAAAAAGCCACGATGCACGCCATTCGCAATGTGTATAAATTGATCTACCGCAGCGGCAAAACCCTTGAAGAAGCGATGCCAGAAATCGAACAATATGCGAAAACGGAAGCCGCCGTCAGCCTATTTTTAGACTTCTTCAAACGATCAACTCGTGGGATCATTCGTTAA
- a CDS encoding DNA glycosylase — protein sequence MSKPIESHPFPPILPPNATVMMMGTFPPKPEKRSMDFYYPNFQNDMWRIYGEIFFGNPNHFIVPNDKRFDPNKILQFLYEKGIALCPTVTKAIREQDNASDKFLTIVEKVDLHAMLAQVPHCRWLFTTGGKATDILLELLPNKVSSPKTNEWIDYPYPNSNLKLYRLPSTSRAYPLSFAKKVEAYRNFFITAGL from the coding sequence ATGTCAAAACCAATCGAATCCCACCCTTTCCCGCCTATTCTCCCACCGAACGCAACCGTAATGATGATGGGAACGTTTCCGCCCAAGCCCGAAAAACGTTCGATGGATTTCTACTACCCCAATTTCCAAAACGATATGTGGCGGATTTACGGTGAAATCTTCTTTGGCAATCCGAATCATTTCATCGTACCGAACGACAAGCGGTTTGATCCCAACAAAATTTTGCAATTTCTCTATGAAAAAGGCATAGCCCTCTGCCCAACCGTAACCAAAGCCATTCGGGAACAAGACAACGCCTCCGATAAATTTCTCACCATTGTGGAAAAAGTTGATTTGCACGCAATGCTCGCCCAAGTGCCACATTGCCGATGGCTATTCACCACAGGCGGAAAAGCCACCGATATTTTGCTTGAATTGCTACCGAATAAAGTCAGCTCCCCCAAAACAAACGAATGGATCGACTACCCATATCCAAACTCGAATCTCAAACTCTACCGCCTGCCTTCCACCTCCAGAGCCTACCCGTTAAGCTTCGCCAAAAAAGTTGAAGCCTACCGTAATTTCTTTATTACGGCGGGTTTGTAA
- a CDS encoding NAD(P) transhydrogenase subunit beta, whose amino-acid sequence MSLGLVQAAYIIAALLFIMSLAGLSKHETAKAGCWYGIVGMTIALVATIFGPESKGTIWILAAMAIGGFIGVRKALKVEMTEMPELVAILHSFVGLAAVLVGFNSYGLHHTAEMPVNLDAAAQAAFLAEQATLATIHNVEVFLGIFIGAVTFTGSVVAFGKLNGKINSKALMLPHRHKLNLAALVISALLMIVFLNNPDNIFPVLVMTAIALAFGWHLVASIGGADMPVVVSMLNSYSGWAAAAAGFMLSNDLLIVTGALVGSSGAILSYIMCKAMNRSFISVIAGGFGNDVVASSDEEQGEHRETTAEEVAEMLKNASSVIITPGYGMAVAQAQYPVAEITQKLRERGVNVRFGIHPVAGRLPGHMNVLLAEAKVPYDVVLEMDEINEDFPETDVVLVIGANDTVNPAAMDDPNSPIAGMPVLEVWKAANVVVFKRSMAVGYAGVQNPLFFKENTQMLFGDAKERVDDILKAL is encoded by the coding sequence ATGTCTTTAGGTTTAGTCCAAGCTGCGTACATTATTGCAGCACTGTTATTTATTATGAGTTTGGCGGGCTTGTCCAAACACGAAACCGCCAAAGCGGGCTGCTGGTACGGTATTGTCGGAATGACAATCGCTCTCGTTGCCACCATTTTTGGTCCAGAGTCAAAAGGTACAATTTGGATCTTAGCGGCAATGGCGATCGGTGGTTTTATCGGCGTGCGTAAAGCATTAAAAGTGGAAATGACCGAAATGCCCGAACTTGTGGCAATTTTACACAGCTTTGTCGGTTTAGCCGCCGTGCTTGTTGGCTTTAACAGCTATGGTTTACACCATACTGCTGAAATGCCTGTAAACTTAGATGCCGCAGCACAAGCCGCATTCTTAGCAGAACAAGCGACCCTTGCAACCATTCACAATGTAGAAGTATTTTTAGGGATCTTCATCGGGGCGGTAACTTTCACGGGTTCAGTGGTCGCTTTCGGCAAGCTCAACGGCAAAATCAATTCCAAAGCCTTAATGTTGCCACATCGCCATAAACTCAACTTAGCGGCGTTAGTGATTTCTGCGTTATTGATGATCGTATTCTTAAATAATCCTGATAATATTTTCCCTGTATTAGTCATGACGGCAATTGCACTTGCATTCGGTTGGCATTTAGTGGCTTCTATTGGTGGAGCGGATATGCCAGTGGTAGTGTCAATGCTTAACTCTTACTCAGGTTGGGCGGCTGCGGCAGCAGGCTTTATGTTAAGCAACGACTTGTTGATCGTAACAGGTGCCTTAGTCGGTTCTTCAGGTGCCATTCTTTCTTACATTATGTGTAAAGCAATGAACCGCTCATTTATCAGCGTAATCGCTGGCGGTTTTGGTAATGATGTGGTGGCAAGTTCTGACGAAGAACAAGGCGAACACCGTGAAACCACGGCCGAAGAAGTGGCGGAAATGCTCAAAAATGCAAGTTCAGTGATCATCACCCCAGGCTACGGAATGGCGGTGGCTCAAGCTCAATATCCTGTAGCAGAAATCACCCAAAAATTGCGTGAGCGTGGCGTGAACGTCCGTTTTGGTATTCACCCTGTGGCAGGTCGCTTGCCAGGGCATATGAACGTGTTACTGGCGGAAGCCAAAGTGCCTTACGATGTGGTGCTTGAGATGGACGAAATCAACGAAGATTTCCCAGAAACCGATGTAGTGCTTGTTATCGGGGCGAACGACACCGTCAACCCTGCGGCGATGGACGATCCAAACAGCCCAATTGCAGGAATGCCCGTGCTGGAAGTGTGGAAAGCGGCAAACGTGGTCGTGTTCAAACGCTCAATGGCGGTCGGCTACGCAGGCGTGCAAAACCCACTGTTCTTCAAAGAAAATACCCAAATGCTATTTGGCGATGCCAAAGAACGTGTGGATGATATTTTGAAGGCTTTATAA
- a CDS encoding NAD(P) transhydrogenase subunit alpha: protein MLIGVPRELLDNESRVAATPKTVQQILKLGFEVIIEKDAGFKASFEDQAYAEAGAKVGDAKAVWNADIIFKVNPPTDAEIAQIKEGATLVSFIWPAQHPDLMTKLSAKKINVLAMDAVPRISRAQSLDALSSMANIAGYRAVVEAAHEFGSFFTGQITAAGKVPPAKVLVIGAGVAGLAAIGAANSLGAIVRAFDSRPEVKEQVQSMGASFLEIDFKEESGSGDGYAKVMSEEFNRRALALYAEQAKEVDIIITTALIPGKPAPRLITKEMVESMKPGSVIVDLAAATGGNCELTKAGEVVVTDNQVKIIGYTDLPSRLPTQSSQLYGTNLVNLLKLLCKEKDGKINIDFDDVVLRGVTVVREGEITFPAPPIKVSAQPQQAAKAEVVKKEEKPADPRLKYGIMAAAGVLFLLLASVAPSAFLSHFTVFVLSCVVGYYVVWNVSHALHTPLMAVTNAISGIIIVGALLQIAQGGFFISILAFIAILVASINIFGGFKVTQRMLAMFRKG, encoded by the coding sequence ATGCTTATTGGTGTACCAAGAGAGCTGCTGGACAATGAAAGTCGTGTGGCGGCAACGCCGAAGACGGTTCAGCAAATCCTGAAACTCGGTTTTGAAGTGATCATCGAAAAAGACGCTGGCTTTAAAGCGAGTTTTGAAGACCAAGCCTACGCTGAAGCAGGTGCCAAAGTTGGTGATGCGAAAGCGGTTTGGAATGCAGACATCATTTTCAAAGTGAATCCACCAACAGATGCCGAAATCGCTCAAATTAAAGAAGGTGCAACGCTGGTTAGCTTTATTTGGCCAGCACAGCATCCAGATTTGATGACGAAACTTTCTGCAAAGAAAATCAATGTATTAGCAATGGACGCTGTGCCACGCATTTCCCGTGCCCAATCCCTTGATGCGTTAAGCTCAATGGCGAACATTGCGGGCTATCGTGCGGTAGTGGAAGCGGCTCATGAATTTGGCAGCTTCTTTACGGGGCAAATTACCGCTGCGGGTAAAGTGCCACCAGCAAAAGTGTTGGTGATCGGTGCAGGTGTAGCGGGTTTAGCCGCCATCGGTGCAGCGAACAGTCTTGGAGCAATTGTACGAGCGTTCGACTCTCGCCCAGAAGTAAAAGAACAAGTCCAATCAATGGGGGCAAGTTTCTTAGAAATTGATTTCAAAGAAGAAAGCGGCAGCGGTGATGGCTATGCGAAAGTGATGTCGGAAGAGTTCAACCGCCGTGCGTTAGCCCTCTACGCTGAACAAGCAAAAGAAGTGGATATTATCATTACCACAGCATTGATCCCAGGCAAGCCTGCTCCACGTTTGATCACCAAAGAGATGGTTGAATCAATGAAACCAGGTTCGGTGATTGTCGATTTGGCGGCTGCCACAGGCGGAAACTGCGAACTGACCAAAGCAGGTGAAGTGGTGGTTACCGATAACCAAGTGAAAATCATCGGCTATACCGATTTACCAAGCCGCTTGCCAACCCAATCTTCCCAACTTTACGGCACAAACTTGGTGAACTTGCTTAAACTGCTCTGTAAAGAGAAAGATGGCAAGATCAACATCGACTTTGATGATGTGGTGCTACGTGGTGTCACCGTGGTGCGTGAAGGCGAAATCACCTTCCCTGCCCCGCCAATCAAAGTTTCTGCTCAACCACAACAAGCGGCAAAAGCCGAAGTCGTGAAAAAAGAAGAAAAACCAGCAGATCCTCGCCTCAAATACGGCATTATGGCAGCCGCTGGCGTGCTTTTCTTGTTACTCGCCTCCGTTGCTCCGTCTGCCTTCTTATCACACTTCACCGTTTTCGTGCTGTCGTGCGTGGTCGGTTACTATGTAGTGTGGAATGTCAGCCACGCCTTGCATACGCCGTTAATGGCAGTAACCAATGCGATTTCGGGCATCATTATTGTGGGAGCGTTGTTGCAAATCGCCCAAGGCGGATTTTTCATCAGCATTCTCGCCTTTATTGCGATTTTAGTGGCAAGTATCAACATCTTTGGCGGCTTTAAAGTGACCCAAAGAATGTTAGCGATGTTCAGAAAAGGTTAA
- a CDS encoding rod shape-determining protein (functions in MreBCD complex in some organisms), translating into MFKKFLGLFSNDLSIDLGTANTLIYVKGQGIVLDEPSVVAVRQDRMGTSKSIAAVGTNAKSMLGRTPKSIIAIRPMKDGVIADFHVTEKMLQHFIKQVHSNNFMRPSPRVLICVPAGATQVERKAIKESAMGAGAREVYLIEEPMAAAIGAGLPVAEAAGSMVIDIGGGTTEVAVLSLNGIVHSSSVRIGGDKFDEAIIAYVRRHYGSAIGETTAERIKQEIATAYLQSEDEIRTMEVHGHNLAEGAPRTFTLSSKEVLEAIEQPLTGIVEAVKAVLEQCPPELAADIFERGMVLTGGGALMQNLDVLLSNATGVPVIVAEDPLTCVARGGGKALEMIDTHGGDVFSDDN; encoded by the coding sequence ATGTTTAAAAAATTTCTTGGATTATTTTCAAACGATCTTTCTATCGATTTAGGTACCGCAAATACATTAATTTATGTGAAAGGACAGGGCATTGTGCTTGATGAACCTTCCGTTGTCGCTGTTCGTCAAGATCGTATGGGAACATCAAAAAGTATTGCTGCTGTGGGAACGAATGCGAAATCAATGTTAGGTCGTACACCAAAAAGTATTATTGCCATTCGACCAATGAAAGATGGCGTCATCGCTGATTTCCACGTGACTGAAAAAATGTTACAACATTTTATCAAGCAAGTTCATAGCAACAATTTTATGCGTCCGAGCCCACGTGTTTTGATCTGTGTGCCTGCGGGGGCAACTCAAGTAGAGCGTAAGGCAATCAAAGAATCTGCAATGGGAGCAGGGGCACGTGAAGTGTATTTAATTGAAGAACCAATGGCTGCGGCAATCGGTGCGGGTTTACCAGTGGCAGAAGCAGCAGGATCGATGGTGATCGACATCGGTGGAGGCACAACAGAAGTGGCGGTGCTCTCATTAAACGGCATCGTGCATTCTTCTTCGGTGCGTATCGGTGGTGATAAATTTGATGAAGCGATTATTGCCTACGTTCGTCGCCATTATGGTTCAGCGATTGGTGAAACCACGGCAGAACGCATCAAACAAGAGATCGCAACCGCATACTTACAAAGTGAAGATGAAATTCGTACTATGGAAGTACATGGTCATAACCTTGCTGAAGGTGCTCCACGTACATTCACCTTAAGTTCAAAAGAAGTGTTAGAAGCGATTGAACAGCCATTAACGGGGATTGTTGAAGCGGTTAAAGCTGTATTAGAACAATGCCCACCAGAGTTGGCAGCAGATATTTTTGAACGTGGTATGGTGCTTACTGGTGGCGGTGCATTAATGCAAAACTTAGATGTGTTATTGTCTAATGCAACAGGCGTGCCAGTTATTGTGGCAGAAGATCCACTTACTTGTGTGGCTCGTGGCGGTGGTAAAGCCTTAGAAATGATCGACACCCATGGTGGCGATGTCTTTAGTGACGATAACTAA
- a CDS encoding rod shape-determining protein MreC gives MKPIFAKAPPLGVRLVIAIALSVACIFFDGRGSTMVQVRNLLETAVGGLYYFANTPRVVLDGVSNNFIDSQRLKMENQVLREQVREKNADLLLLDQLKVENQRLRLLLSSPLRQDEYKKVAEVLTAEMDAYRQQVIINQGKSDGAFVGQPIIDERGVVGQVISVGEKSSRVLLLTDVTHAIPVQVLRNDVRGIASGTGHSEELILDHLPRTVDIAKGDVLVTSGLGGHFPEGYPVAVVETVINDGSSHFARVTARPLASLDRLRYLLLLWPTNEELRKAQTISPQDVRDAVEERRKSLNPLDRLRQKKKEQIKDDVETPVIDEPTENPAAEPENENTIEPIDEGVVQ, from the coding sequence ATGAAACCAATTTTTGCAAAAGCGCCTCCCCTTGGTGTTCGTCTTGTTATTGCTATTGCACTTTCTGTCGCCTGTATTTTTTTTGACGGGCGGGGTTCTACCATGGTTCAAGTGCGTAACTTGCTTGAAACTGCAGTCGGCGGCTTATACTATTTTGCGAATACACCAAGAGTAGTATTAGACGGGGTAAGCAATAATTTTATTGATAGCCAGCGGCTAAAAATGGAAAACCAAGTTTTGCGGGAGCAGGTCAGAGAAAAGAATGCTGATCTGCTCTTGCTCGATCAACTTAAAGTTGAAAATCAACGACTGCGGTTATTGCTCAGCTCACCATTGCGTCAAGATGAATACAAAAAAGTGGCGGAAGTGCTCACCGCAGAAATGGACGCTTATCGCCAGCAAGTCATTATCAATCAAGGTAAATCAGATGGTGCTTTTGTTGGGCAGCCAATTATTGATGAACGTGGTGTGGTTGGGCAGGTGATTTCTGTTGGCGAAAAAAGTAGCCGAGTATTACTGCTAACTGATGTCACCCATGCCATTCCTGTACAGGTGTTACGTAATGATGTGCGTGGCATTGCCAGTGGTACGGGGCATAGCGAAGAGCTGATCTTAGACCATTTACCGAGAACGGTGGATATTGCCAAAGGCGATGTGTTGGTGACTTCGGGGCTTGGTGGACATTTCCCCGAAGGTTATCCTGTTGCAGTGGTGGAAACCGTGATCAACGATGGTTCAAGCCATTTTGCACGTGTTACCGCACGCCCATTAGCGTCTTTGGATCGCTTACGTTATCTACTATTACTGTGGCCTACAAATGAAGAATTGCGTAAAGCCCAAACGATTTCGCCACAAGATGTTCGAGATGCGGTGGAGGAACGCCGTAAAAGTTTGAATCCATTAGACCGCTTACGACAAAAGAAAAAAGAACAGATAAAAGATGATGTGGAAACGCCCGTTATAGACGAGCCAACAGAAAATCCTGCTGCTGAACCCGAAAATGAGAATACCATTGAGCCAATTGACGAAGGAGTTGTGCAATGA
- a CDS encoding rod shape-determining protein MreD encodes MRQNAIFQLLVLIFIFVVAFVLEIMPWPLGFQGLRPAWVALVLIYWALALPDKISVGTAFLAGIVWDVILGSILGIHALVLSVAIYFVAKYHLILRNLSLWLQSILVMLYIILIRFAIFLIEFILHSAEFNAQEMLGAAISGVLWPWVFLLMRHIRRGLHLR; translated from the coding sequence ATGAGACAAAATGCAATTTTTCAACTGCTCGTGCTGATTTTTATTTTCGTCGTTGCCTTTGTATTAGAAATTATGCCGTGGCCTTTGGGGTTTCAAGGGCTACGTCCAGCGTGGGTTGCGTTAGTGCTGATTTATTGGGCATTGGCGTTACCAGATAAAATCAGCGTGGGTACTGCGTTTTTAGCTGGTATTGTGTGGGACGTTATTTTGGGGTCAATTCTTGGCATACACGCACTTGTTTTATCGGTTGCGATTTACTTTGTGGCGAAGTATCACCTAATATTACGCAATCTTTCCCTTTGGTTACAAAGTATTTTAGTGATGCTGTACATCATATTAATTCGCTTTGCTATTTTCCTTATCGAATTTATTTTGCACAGTGCAGAATTTAATGCCCAAGAGATGCTTGGGGCGGCGATAAGCGGTGTGCTTTGGCCTTGGGTTTTCTTGTTAATGCGACATATTCGCCGAGGCTTACATCTACGTTAA
- a CDS encoding recombination factor protein RarA: MNSLSFDFSADFRPLSARMRPRTLAEYVGQSHLIGEGKPLRRAIAAGHSHSMIFWGPPGTGKTTLAEIIANELDAEVERLSAVTSGIKEIREAIDKAKLNRQSGRRTLLFVDEVHRFNKSQQDAFLPHIEDGTIIFIGATTENPSFELNNALLSRARIYILKPLQAVDILKILQNAIADKERGFGNEKLILQDDVLNLLADYVNGDGRFALNCLELMIDMAETLPQGKLLDKNLLTEVLGERQARFDKGGDRFYDLISALHKSVRGSSPDGALYWYARILTAGGDPLYVARRLLAIASEDIGNADPRAMQVALAAWDCYTRVGAYEGERAIAQAVIYLAIAPKSNAVYTAFNAAKQLAKEAKDYDVPKHLRNAPTQLMKSLGYGEEYRYAHNEPNAYAAGENYFPPELQDTQFYFPSERGMEKQIKEKLAWLKSLDQQSELKRYK; the protein is encoded by the coding sequence ATGAACAGCTTATCCTTTGATTTTTCAGCAGATTTTCGCCCACTTTCGGCCCGAATGCGACCACGTACTCTTGCAGAATATGTCGGGCAATCTCATCTCATCGGTGAAGGCAAACCTCTTCGCCGAGCCATTGCCGCAGGGCATAGCCATTCAATGATTTTCTGGGGGCCACCTGGCACAGGCAAAACCACCCTAGCCGAAATTATCGCTAACGAATTAGATGCCGAAGTCGAACGCCTTTCCGCTGTCACCAGCGGCATTAAAGAGATCCGCGAAGCGATCGACAAAGCCAAACTCAACCGCCAAAGTGGCAGACGCACCTTGCTGTTTGTCGATGAAGTTCACCGTTTCAACAAAAGCCAACAAGACGCTTTTCTCCCCCACATTGAAGATGGCACTATTATTTTTATTGGGGCGACCACCGAAAACCCGTCCTTTGAACTGAATAACGCCCTGCTTTCACGAGCCAGAATTTACATTCTCAAGCCATTACAAGCGGTCGATATTTTGAAAATTTTGCAAAATGCGATTGCCGACAAAGAGCGGGGCTTTGGCAACGAAAAACTGATTTTACAAGACGATGTGCTGAATTTACTTGCGGATTATGTTAATGGCGATGGGCGATTTGCCTTGAATTGCTTGGAACTGATGATCGATATGGCGGAAACCTTACCACAAGGCAAACTGCTGGATAAAAACCTGCTGACCGAAGTACTCGGCGAACGGCAAGCTCGTTTTGATAAAGGCGGCGATCGCTTTTACGATCTTATTTCTGCTTTGCATAAATCAGTGCGAGGATCATCGCCCGACGGAGCATTATATTGGTACGCTCGCATTCTTACTGCAGGTGGCGATCCACTGTATGTCGCCCGCCGCTTGCTTGCGATTGCTTCTGAAGATATTGGCAATGCTGACCCAAGAGCGATGCAAGTGGCATTGGCTGCGTGGGATTGCTACACACGAGTGGGTGCTTATGAAGGCGAACGAGCCATCGCCCAAGCGGTGATTTATCTCGCTATCGCCCCAAAAAGTAACGCTGTTTACACCGCTTTCAATGCCGCCAAACAGCTCGCAAAAGAAGCAAAAGATTACGACGTGCCGAAACATTTACGCAACGCCCCAACACAGTTGATGAAATCTCTCGGTTATGGCGAAGAATATCGCTATGCTCATAACGAGCCGAACGCCTATGCTGCAGGCGAAAATTACTTCCCTCCAGAGCTACAAGACACGCAATTCTACTTCCCAAGCGAACGGGGAATGGAAAAGCAGATCAAAGAAAAACTCGCATGGCTCAAGAGCTTAGACCAACAGAGCGAATTGAAACGTTACAAATAA
- a CDS encoding antibiotic biosynthesis monooxygenase has translation MITEFARLNVKAGREQAFEAAFAQAKQIISQQAGFISLRLYRHCEQTGVYQLEVYWQDIASHKDGFRQSADYQQWKALLHHFYDPFPSVEYFQPIISA, from the coding sequence ATGATTACCGAATTTGCTCGTCTCAACGTAAAAGCGGGACGAGAACAGGCATTTGAAGCCGCTTTTGCCCAAGCCAAACAGATTATTTCACAGCAAGCAGGCTTTATCAGCTTGCGATTATATCGCCATTGTGAACAGACAGGCGTTTATCAACTTGAAGTGTACTGGCAAGACATTGCTTCACACAAAGACGGTTTTAGACAGTCGGCAGACTACCAACAATGGAAAGCCTTATTGCATCATTTCTATGATCCTTTTCCAAGCGTAGAATATTTCCAACCCATTATCTCGGCATAA